AGCGATATCACCAGCGTAAACTGTTTCAATTTCGTTACGGTGGTTAGCGTGCATTTGAAGGATACGTCCGATACGTTCACGTTTACCTTTAGATGTGTTAAGAACGTAAGAACCGCTGTTCAATACACCTGAGTAAACACGGAAGAATGTCAAACGACCTACGAATGGGTCAGTCATGATTTTGAATGCAAGGGCTGCAAATGGTTCTTCATCTGACGCTGGACGTTCTTCTTGTTCGCCTGTATCTGGGTTAACACCTTTGATTGCAGGGATGTCAAGTGGGCTTGGAAGGTAATCGATAACCGCATCAAGCATCATTTGAACACCTTTGTTTTTGAAGGCAGAACCACAAAGAACTGGGAAGAATTCAACGTTGATAGTTGCTTTACGGATAGCAGCTTTCAATTCAGCTTCAGTGATTTCTTCACCTTCAAGGTATTTCATCATCAATTCTTCATCAGTTTCAGCAACTGCTTCGATCAATTTTTCACGATATTCGTTAGCTTGATCTACGTATTCAGCTGGGATATCTTCTTCAAGAATATCTGTACCAAGGTCGTTAGTGTAAATTTCAGCTTTCATTTTAACCAAGTCAATGATACCGTTGAAGTTATCTTCAGAACCGATTGGCAATTGAATTGGGTGAGCGTTAGCTTGAAGACGATCGTGAAGTGTGCTTACTGAGTACAAGAAGTCAGCACCGATTTTGTCCATTTTGTTTGAGAATACGATACGAGGAACACCGTATTCAGTAGCTTGACGCCAAACTGTTTCAGTTTGAGGTTCTACACCTGATTGTGAGTCAAGAACTGTTACCGCACCATCAAGAACACGAAGAGAACGTTGTACTTCGATTGTGAAGTCCACGTGCCCTGGTGTGTCGATAATGTTTACACGGTAATCTTTCCATTGTGCAGTTGTAGCGGCAGATGTGATTGTGATACCACGTTCTTGCTCTTGTTCCATCCAGTCCATTTGTGAAGCACCTTCGTGTGTTTCACCGATTTTATGGATTTTACCAGTATAGTAAAGAATACGCTCAGTTGTTGTTGTTTTACCAGCATCAACGTGAGCCATGATACCAATGTTACGAGTTTTTTCAAGTGAAAATTCGCGAGCCATTTTTTCTCCTATTATAAATTTAATTTACTACTCCATTATAGCATACTTTTAGAACGGATAGGCAGGACCTACCCGTTCTAAACACGCTTTATTAAATTTGATACATGTTAGCAAGTAAAACACTCACTAAACACAGCCTGAATACCAGTAGTAAAAAGGTTTAATTGTATTCGAAGCTTTGTTTCTGTATATCGCAGATTACCAGCGGAAGTGTGCGAATGCACGGTTTGCTTCTGCCATACGGTGTGTATCTTCACGTTTTTTAACTGAAGCACCAGTGTTGTTAGCAGCATCCAAGATTTCTTTTGCAAGACGATCATTCATAGTGTGTTCACCACGAGCACGTGATGCAGTTACCAACCAACGAAGTCCAAGAGTTATACGACGTTCTGGACGAACTTCAACTGGGACTTGGTAGTTAGAACCACCAACACGACGAGCACGTACTTCAAGAACAGGCATGATGTTTTCCATAGCTGTTTCGAATACTTCAAGTGCATCGTTTCCAGTAGCTTCTTTGATTTGTTCAAATGCATCATAAACGATTGATGCAGCTGTACCACGTTTACCATCAAGCATAACACGGTTGATAAGACGTGTTACAAGTTGTGAATTGTATAATGGATCTGGCAATACTTCGCGTTTAGGCGCTCTATTTTTACGACTCATTTTTTCTTATCCCCCTTCTATTACCCTTTAGGACGTTTAGCACCGTATTTAGAACGGCTTTGTTTACGATCAGCAACACCTGCAGTATCAAGTGCACCACGAACGATGTGGTAACGTACCCCTGGAAGGTCTTTTACACGTCCACCACGGATAAGAACAACACTGTGTTCTTGAAGGTTGTGTCCGATACCTGGGATGTATGCAGTAACTTCGATAAGGTTGCTCAAACGTACACGAGCGAATTTACGAAGGGCTGAGTTAGGTTTTTTAGGTGTCATTGTTCCAACACGAGTTGCAACACCACGTTTTTGTGGTGAAGATACGTTAGTTTGAACTTTTTTGTGGCTGTTGTAACCAACGTTAAGTGCTGGTGATTTAGATTTTTCAACTTTAGATTTACGTGGTTTACGTACCAACTGGTTGATTGTAGGCATCTACTTTTCTCCTGTAAGATTTTTTATTTTGGTTGATAAAGTACTTGGTGACAGTCCTTATCTAAAATGTGTACTTTGCAACATTTGTCAGCACGTCTCTGTACACTCTGGAGAGACCAAAAGTAAAAAGTACCGTTCATTATGATAACATAACTCGCACCATCTGTCAAATGCTTTCGCTGTGTTTTATAGCTTTTATAAAACTTTTTGGCAGCTATTAAAATTTGTTATAGTCAAGATTAAACGCTCTTGGGTAATATAACTTTCAAAAAAGGAACTCCCTCTTTTAATCGAAAATATTACCAATTTCTACTTTGACATGGTTGTTTTGAACATCAATTTCTGAAACTTTTAGAAGAGATTTGTAAGTCATTCGGTCACGTTTTTCTTGGGCATTTTCAGCAAAGATTGCGACACCCACAAGAGTACTATCGAATTCTTTCAAAAGACTGACCATACCAGAAATCGTTCCCCCACCTTTGAGGAAGTCGTCAACAATTAAGACACGGCTATTCGGTTTCAAGCTACGTTTAGACAAGAACATCTTTTCAATACGGTCACTTGAACCACTTGCATAATTGACAGAAACGGTTGAACCTTCCGTAATTTTAAGGTCACGTCGAACGATAACAAATGGAACATTCAAGATATTTGCAACGGCATTTGCCAAAGGCACTCCTTTGGTTGCTACTGTCATAACCGCATCAATTTTATTTCCCTTGAAAGCATTAGCAATGATACGTCCAACACTTTGTAAAATTTTAGGGGTACTTAATAAATCTGATAAGTAAATATAACCTCCAGGAAGAATACGATTGCTTTCTGAAAGGCGGTCACGTAATTCTTCGATGACTGCTTTAGCTTCTTCATCAGAGATTCCTGGTGTAAAAATGACACCTCCGCTCGCCCCTGTAACTGTTTCAATTTCGCCGATTCCTGATTCTTCAAAAGCTTTTTTGATAATGGCGATATCTTCAGAGATTGAAGATTTTGCTGCTTCATATTTTTCAGCAAAAGTGTTTAAACTTGTCAATTTATGTGGGTTGTTAATCAAATAGTTGGAGATGACAACCATGCGTTCACTACGTCGTAATTTCATAATTTCTCCATTTTCATATCTGTTTTTTGTCATTATATCATAAGAAGACAAAAAAAACGAACATTTTAATAAAAAATGTTCGTTTTTTGTGTTTTTCCCTAATGCAAAGGGGATTTTAAGTGAGTAATGTTAAAATGTTCTGCTTTTTATTGCCTTTTATAATTTTGGTTTGTAGAATGAGCGGTTGTCCATTGCAAAAATACGATTTGTCATTTCACCCTCGTCAATACGACCTAATGCTGTTGTCATCATCATCATTTCGGCGTCGATATTATCGATAATATGAATAATCTCTGCTTCCATAACACGTGGACGAACGGGGCTGCCGTATTCAAGCAAACCGTGATGACTTAAGATAACATGGCGTAAAATGATAACATCTTCTTTGGTGTCATCAATGTTTAATTCTGTGAGAACTTTTGTGATTTCTTCATCAATCAAGGCAATGTGACCGATTAGATTGCCACGTACAGTGTATTCGGTATTATCTGGACCAGTTAACTCAATGACTTTCGCCAAGTCATGAAGCATGATACCAGCGTAAAGCAAACTTTTGTTGAGTTGTGGATAGATATCACCAATTGCATCCGCTAAACGCACCATGGTTGCTGTATGGTAGGCTAATCCAGATTCAAAAGCATGGTGATTTGTCTTAGCTGCAGGATAAGTGAAAAATTCCTTGTCGTATTTGCGATAAAGCGCACGAACAACACGTTGCCAAACAGCATTTTCAATTTTGAACATCATTTGCTCAAGATAATCTTTGACATCAACAACGTCAACTGGTGATTTTTCTCGGAAGTCACTTGGGTCGCTTGGCTCACCCTCACATGGATTACGAAGGGTAATTTGATTGACTTGGGGCGTTCCATTATAGACCTCACGGCGACCTTTCATGTACACTACTTTACCAGCAACAAATTCTTCAACATTATAGGGCTGAGCGTCCCAAAGATTACCAGAAATTTCACCAGTATCATCTTGGAAAGTAAAGGCAATATAATCCTTGCCAGCTCTCGTCTTACGAAGCTCTGCGGATTTTATTAAGTAGAACCCTTCAAAAAGTTCATCTTTTTTCATTTGATTAATTTTCATGATTTTCCTCGTCTTCTAATGGTGGGAGGTTAAGTAAACTTGCAGTTGCTTGGTCTTG
This sequence is a window from Streptococcus macedonicus ACA-DC 198. Protein-coding genes within it:
- the purR gene encoding PurR: transcription regulator associated with purine metabolism produces the protein MKLRRSERMVVISNYLINNPHKLTSLNTFAEKYEAAKSSISEDIAIIKKAFEESGIGEIETVTGASGGVIFTPGISDEEAKAVIEELRDRLSESNRILPGGYIYLSDLLSTPKILQSVGRIIANAFKGNKIDAVMTVATKGVPLANAVANILNVPFVIVRRDLKITEGSTVSVNYASGSSDRIEKMFLSKRSLKPNSRVLIVDDFLKGGGTISGMVSLLKEFDSTLVGVAIFAENAQEKRDRMTYKSLLKVSEIDVQNNHVKVEIGNIFD
- the fusA gene encoding Translation elongation factor G encodes the protein MAREFSLEKTRNIGIMAHVDAGKTTTTERILYYTGKIHKIGETHEGASQMDWMEQEQERGITITSAATTAQWKDYRVNIIDTPGHVDFTIEVQRSLRVLDGAVTVLDSQSGVEPQTETVWRQATEYGVPRIVFSNKMDKIGADFLYSVSTLHDRLQANAHPIQLPIGSEDNFNGIIDLVKMKAEIYTNDLGTDILEEDIPAEYVDQANEYREKLIEAVAETDEELMMKYLEGEEITEAELKAAIRKATINVEFFPVLCGSAFKNKGVQMMLDAVIDYLPSPLDIPAIKGVNPDTGEQEERPASDEEPFAALAFKIMTDPFVGRLTFFRVYSGVLNSGSYVLNTSKGKRERIGRILQMHANHRNEIETVYAGDIAAAVGLKDTTTGDSLTDEKAKIILESIEVPEPVIQLMVEPKSKADQDKMGIALQKLAEEDPTFRVETNVETGETVISGMGELHLDVLVDRMKREFKVEANVGAPQVSYRETFRKATQARGFFKRQSGGKGQFGDVWIEFTPNEEGKGFEFENAIVGGVVPREFIPAVEKGLQESMANGVLAGYPLVDIKAKLYDGSYHDVDSSETAFKIAASLALKEAAKTAQPVILEPMMLVTITAPEENLGDVMGHVTARRGRVDGMEARGNTQIVRAFVPLAEMFGYATVLRSATQGRGTFMMVFDHYEDVPKSVQEEIIKKNSGE
- a CDS encoding CMP-binding-factor 1, with the protein product MKINQMKKDELFEGFYLIKSAELRKTRAGKDYIAFTFQDDTGEISGNLWDAQPYNVEEFVAGKVVYMKGRREVYNGTPQVNQITLRNPCEGEPSDPSDFREKSPVDVVDVKDYLEQMMFKIENAVWQRVVRALYRKYDKEFFTYPAAKTNHHAFESGLAYHTATMVRLADAIGDIYPQLNKSLLYAGIMLHDLAKVIELTGPDNTEYTVRGNLIGHIALIDEEITKVLTELNIDDTKEDVIILRHVILSHHGLLEYGSPVRPRVMEAEIIHIIDNIDAEMMMMTTALGRIDEGEMTNRIFAMDNRSFYKPKL
- the rpsG gene encoding SSU ribosomal protein S7p (S5e) codes for the protein MSRKNRAPKREVLPDPLYNSQLVTRLINRVMLDGKRGTAASIVYDAFEQIKEATGNDALEVFETAMENIMPVLEVRARRVGGSNYQVPVEVRPERRITLGLRWLVTASRARGEHTMNDRLAKEILDAANNTGASVKKREDTHRMAEANRAFAHFRW
- the rpsL gene encoding SSU ribosomal protein S12p (S23e), which codes for MPTINQLVRKPRKSKVEKSKSPALNVGYNSHKKVQTNVSSPQKRGVATRVGTMTPKKPNSALRKFARVRLSNLIEVTAYIPGIGHNLQEHSVVLIRGGRVKDLPGVRYHIVRGALDTAGVADRKQSRSKYGAKRPKG